One window of the Xiphophorus hellerii strain 12219 chromosome 15, Xiphophorus_hellerii-4.1, whole genome shotgun sequence genome contains the following:
- the LOC116733856 gene encoding LOW QUALITY PROTEIN: nicolin-1-like (The sequence of the model RefSeq protein was modified relative to this genomic sequence to represent the inferred CDS: inserted 1 base in 1 codon; deleted 2 bases in 1 codon), whose product MLVEADHVVSVRLILRQPSSAWLTFSLEEIKIFPHTEPEPLKEVSDWLSDLILVDQLPDVEGLPDPHNFPSSIQQMWALTEVMQTNXTTASIGRFDVDGCYDINLLSLT is encoded by the exons ATGCTGGTGGAGGCAGACCACGTGGTTTCGGTCAGGCTGATCCTGAGGCAGCCGTCGTCcgcctggctgaccttcagctTGGAGGAGATCAAAATATTCCCCCACACGGAGCCG GAGCCCCTGAAGGaggtttctgattggctgtctgACCTGATTCTGGTCGACCAGCTTCCTGATGTGGAG GGCCTCCCGGACCCGCACAAC TTTCCCTCCAGCATCCAGCAGATGTGGGCTCTGACCGAGGTCATGCAGACCA CAACCACAGCCTCCATCGGACGCTTCGAT GTGGACGGATGTTACGACATCAACCTGCTGTCGCTGACGTAA